CCACACTCCAAGATTCGCAGTATAATTTCGCGGGAATTACCGACAGCGACAGAAATCGTCTTTCCTCTGCAAGTTCCTGTACCTGTAACGGTAGAACAGGGGGATAAAACTTTTACCCTGATTTTGAGTTGGCGATGGATGTTGAGGAACAAAGGAGGTTAGCGAGGGTTTTGGCTGAGGGTGTTGTGGAGTGGTTTAATAAATGATTTTTATCACGCAGAGGCGCAGAGGCGCAGAGAGTAAGAGAGTTGGGATTTTAGGCTGGGTTAGTAGCTATTAATTTACCAATGTTATGGAAGTATTCGTTTTTTAAGCCAGGAGCTACAGGATGGTGAGATATTACAAATACAGTTTGACTATTTCTACAGGTTAAGAAACCTTCTGAAGTTGGTAAAAATTCAACATCTGTTATTGTTTTTGTGATTTTTCTCCATGAATATTCATATCCCTTTCCATGCGATCGCCTGTTGTTGTTCAAACTAAACAGTTAGTTAGCAATTTTACCTTGTTGCCAACCGTGTAAAATCGGCATAGTAAATAAACCCCAAGCCAAACCCGTAATTAACCCAAAGGGTGTCACCAAATAATTATTAAAATCCCATAACCCGAAAACCTGAGCAGCCAATTCCAAAGGATAAGCCATCATTAACACACTAGCCAAAGCTGCACCATTCCAGCCATATTGACTTAACCAGTAAAAACCCTTACCACCAGTTACCCCATATAACAACCGAGTAACTAGCAACCCCGTAACAGTACCATAGCAGCGCATACAAACAGCCATAATAAACGGGGATGCTAAATCCAAACCCATATTAGGTTGCGGACAGACATGATTACCCATGAAATAAATAATGTCCGCAATCCTACTCAGCAAAGACACATGAGACGCAGCCAAAAAAGGAGCAATAGGGGGGCCAAAAACCATCCCCACCAACAGGAAATCAGCAATAAAACTCACCCAATTAACCTGAAAAACTACTCTCTTCATTCTTCTCTGCGCCTCTGCGCCTCTGCGTGCAATATTTCTTAACCTACACTAGCAATGTATGGACTTGTCAACTTTTCCAACTGCTGAATCAACAGACTGAGGAACAAACCGACATCAGTCACCACACCCACCGATTCCACAGAACCGCGATCGCTTAACTTAGTAACTACAGCTGGATTAATATCTACACAGACCATCTTCACCCCTGCCGGAGTCATATTTCCCACCCCAATGGAGTGTAACATGGAAGACAACATCAAAATCATCTCCGCACCCTCAATTAGTTTAGCGTATTCCTCCTGTGCCTTAATCAAATCCGTTTGGGTATCAGGTAAAGGACCATCATCCCGAATGGAACCAGCCAGGCTAAAAGGCACATTGTTAGAGACACACTCATACATCACGCCATTTTTAATTACTCCCGCTTCCACAGCCTTAGCAATGCTGCCATAACGACGGATAATATTGATGGCTTTGAGGTGATGGCGATGCCCACCACGGACGGCTACACCCCGCTTCATGTCTACACCGAGGGAAGTCCCCATCATATTTTGCTCTATGTCATGGACGGCGATCGCATTACCACCCAAGAGCGCCTGTACATATCCTTCCCGAATCAGTTGCGCCAAATGTTCGCCGCCGCCTGTGTGAATCACTACAGGTCCCGCCGTGACAACTACTTTACCGCCAGCATCCCTAATTTTACGTAATTCCCAAGCGACTTGCTCCACCACAAGTTCCACACGTCTTTCACTGGAAACCCCAGAGGACATAAAGCTAAATTCTTGAGCATTACGATGTTCGCGGGATTCAGTTTTGCGGATAGTACGGATACCGAGTACATCAACAATTACTTTGTCGCCCACTTCTAAGTCACGTAACAGTTTACACTTAGCTACTAAACCATTGGGAGTTTGAGTAATGGCGATCGCGCCATCCATGCGCTGATTCTGTACCCGCACCCATTCACCATTAATCCGCACTTCCGTAGGATAAATCGTACTCACATAGAAATCATCAGGAGCCACCCCAGCTTGAATTACAGGCTGTAATTTAGCATCTCGTTCATCTTGGGGTAAATCGACAGCACCCAAATCAATTAACTGCGAGATGATTTCTTCCATCACCTCATGAGAAGGCGCTGAAACTCGCACCTCAGCCGCAGATGTACTTTGGCGTTGTTCTCCCAAGTTAAAATTCATGACTTGGAAACTACCGCCAGTATCCACAATCAAGTCTAAAGCACGGTTAATCAAGCCAGAGTCCAGTAAATGACCTTCCATGCGAATCACGCGGCTTTCTACCGAGACATTAGCATGAATTTCTGCGTCTAGTGGTTCTGTGACTCGCAGTGTGAGACATTTAGCAGCACCACCGGCTTTGAGGAATTCTGTCAGTGGGGTTTCAATGACTTGGAAACCAACATCTGCTAAACGTGCTTTTAAAGCATTGCTGGCTTTGTTCATAATCACGATGCTTTCCACATTCACCGTATTACAGGCGAAGTTGACAGCATCAGCTTCGGTAATTGCGATCCGCTTTTCTGGCGCAACTCGCATTTCTATTAAGCGGTTAGAATAAGCATCAAAAGCGCCGGGATAATACAATAAATAGCCGTTAGCTAAAGGACAGAAGCAGGTATCTAAGTGATAGAAGCGCTCATCAATTAACCGCAGGGATAGCACCTCAATATCTAGCCATTTAGCTAAATAAGGGTGAGAATCTAATTCTGAGCGAAAACCATATCCAGCCCATAACCAACGTCCTTCCCGATCTAAAAGTGCATCTCCAGCACCTTCAAAGGGTAAATCTTTCGGGAGTAAATTAACCGTGTAACCGTTTTCCTCAAACCAGTTTTGGAAGAAAGGTTCTTCTCCCTGACGTTCTTTGTGGAGAAATCGACTCAGGACAACATTTTGTCCCAAGACTAAACCCGCGTTGGCGGTAAATACCATGTCAGGCCAACCAATCTGGGGCGGTACTAAATCGACAATGGCGTGTTGTTTGAGGATGTGGTAGAGTTTTTCCCACTGTTCTACGGCGCGATCGCGCGAAGACTTGTGAATATTCCCTTCCATCCAGGGATTAATTACATAGTCTACATCATAGTGGTCAGGGGCGCACATCAAGAAGCGAATCAAGGAAGTCATAAAAATATTACAAGCGTTGAGATGCTACAAGCCTACTTCAAAGACAGTTTTTTGTGGTGCTAATTTTTTGTATCCAGCTATTAACCGCTAGATAAAATACTCAACTTTACTATTGCAATTGACAGTGCTTCTGTATTCTTATCTTAAAACAAATAAAGCATACCAAAGATATTAATGTGTCAATATGGCATGGGTTAACGCACCTATGCAAATAAACGTTTTTAGACTTGTGTGTACCTCAATTTTAACGGTAACTGGAAAACCCAGCTTCCATTCCTCTCTCCTGCAAGGAAGCACGGTGTACACACAAATGATTGAATTACTCCATTTGTGTAGGGTGTGTTGTCGCGTAGCGCAACGCACCATCTTAGATTCTCGGTGCGTTAGGACTAAAGTCCATAACGCACCCTACCCAAATCAAAGGTTTTAGACTTGTGCATACACCTTAACCTGCAAGGAGAGAGGCGTTAAATTTTCCCCCTTCCCTGGTAGGGAAGGGGGTTAGGGGGTTAGGTTTCGCGTTAGCTTTTCCATTTTTTTGGTAAATTTAGGATAAATCACAATAATTGATATTTCTTCGCGAAGAATTTAGGACTTACGCAATAACTCTCTGCAACCCTCTTTCCTTCGTGTCCTTCTCCCTTGGCGCTAGCCTCTCCCTTTGGGAGAAGGGGAGAGGCTAGCGCCAACGCGTTCTTTGTGGTTCGTTTTTTCATGATTTTGCGTAAGTCCTGGAATTAAAATAAAATATCAGTCTATAAAAAAGAATAATTATTATCTATATTTCATGACATAACAAATAATTTCAACTAAACAATCTATATGCACACAAGCCTGATGCTCAGGAATGGACTGGGAAGTGTGGGCTAAAACAGGTTTTCGTAGGATTACCGAAAGAATTTAAATTTTTTACTTGATATTTTTAGCTTATGCGTTCTAGTATAACTAAATAAGTGAGAATAGGTAGCAATAGACTATGAGCTTTTCCGGCATTACCGTCAAACATCGTTCCCAAGAAGTTGAAGCTCTCAAGACTTTCTTGATGTATAGTCTGATTAGCTCGTTAACGCTACACATCGCCTTACTAGCTTCGGGTATAGGTAGTTTGTTGGTGAGAGTGCCGAAGGAACAATACGAACCAATAGAGTTAGTAATTTTAGATCCGGTAGACCCTCCAGAGGAAAAACCAGAAAAACCGCCGGAAATAATTCCCGAAAAAATTAAAATACCCGAACCTACCAAGATTGTTACGAGTAGAGTCACACCAATAACACCGGTGAAAATTGAGCCAACATTTTCCCAGCCTGCTGTAGCGCCACAACAACAGCAGCCAACTGTAACTCCACCAGCACCAAAGGTTGAGAGTGTGAAAGCTCCTCCGGTTCCCCAGCCAACTCAACCAACGGTTTCTCAGCCACCCCCACCAACAACTCCCCCACGCCAGGAATCTGTAGCTAAGTTAGAATCTCTGTTGACTTCAACAACAAGATCATCAGAATCACCAATTGCAGTTCCTCAGACGAATCAAGCTAGTGAACGACTCAGAGGAACTTTAAGTGGATTAAGAGATTCCAGAGTCACTCAAAGCAGTAATACAGTAGCTTCAGGTACGGGAACAAATAATAATATAAGTAATAATATAAGTAATAATACAAGAGTACAGCGATCGCCTGTAGCCGTCGCACCCACTGCACCCAGCACACCACAGATTAAAACACAGCCACAAAATAATAGTGGTGGTAATTCCAGAGGTTCAGGTGATGGTCGTGCAGCTTGTACCCAGTGCAGTGCCAGCTATCCAGAGTTTGCCAAACGCCGAGGAATTGAAGGCAGAGTAGAAGTAGCTGTTGATACGGATGCAAAAGGTAATGTTACTAATGTGCGGATTGTTAACTCTAGTGGTAACAGCAGATTAGACAAAGAAACCTTAAGACAAGCCCGTAACTGGAAATTGAAACCCTCAGAAAATGGCAGACAGGGAGTATCAATATCCACAAACTTTGCTCTTGAAGGTTCACGGCGACACCGCCAACTCCAAGAACGGAAAAAGAAAGAACAAGAGCAAGCAAGACAGAGAAGCCGCGAGAGAGCGGCATCTAGTTCTACACCCACACCGAGTCCAAATACTCCTGCTACCAACACCACCAGCAAACCTACAGTCAGAGCCAGAAGAGAAATTACACCAACAGCGCCAGCAGCACCAATCACCAGACCCGCAGCAGCAACACCAGTTAGACAACCACGCCAGCAAAACACCGCCACAGGTTCATCATCTGGAACAAGGACCACTCCTACTCCTAGCCAGTCAAAAGTCAGAAATTCTTTGCGTAATGTGCAGCGTCAGAGAACCTCTACTAATTCTGCACCAGCACCAAAACCAGCACCAGTAGCGCAACCCAGCACAAATCGGCGGCCGCGTCCCACAGCAAGTACACCAGCACCAGCACCAGCACCAGCAGCACCAGCGAATACTTCATCTTCTAGTCAAAATCAGTTGCGGAATTCATTACGCCGTAGTCGCGAAGCAGCTCCATC
The window above is part of the Nodularia spumigena CCY9414 genome. Proteins encoded here:
- a CDS encoding DUF2085 domain-containing protein, producing MKRVVFQVNWVSFIADFLLVGMVFGPPIAPFLAASHVSLLSRIADIIYFMGNHVCPQPNMGLDLASPFIMAVCMRCYGTVTGLLVTRLLYGVTGGKGFYWLSQYGWNGAALASVLMMAYPLELAAQVFGLWDFNNYLVTPFGLITGLAWGLFTMPILHGWQQGKIAN
- a CDS encoding TIGR00300 family protein, yielding MTSLIRFLMCAPDHYDVDYVINPWMEGNIHKSSRDRAVEQWEKLYHILKQHAIVDLVPPQIGWPDMVFTANAGLVLGQNVVLSRFLHKERQGEEPFFQNWFEENGYTVNLLPKDLPFEGAGDALLDREGRWLWAGYGFRSELDSHPYLAKWLDIEVLSLRLIDERFYHLDTCFCPLANGYLLYYPGAFDAYSNRLIEMRVAPEKRIAITEADAVNFACNTVNVESIVIMNKASNALKARLADVGFQVIETPLTEFLKAGGAAKCLTLRVTEPLDAEIHANVSVESRVIRMEGHLLDSGLINRALDLIVDTGGSFQVMNFNLGEQRQSTSAAEVRVSAPSHEVMEEIISQLIDLGAVDLPQDERDAKLQPVIQAGVAPDDFYVSTIYPTEVRINGEWVRVQNQRMDGAIAITQTPNGLVAKCKLLRDLEVGDKVIVDVLGIRTIRKTESREHRNAQEFSFMSSGVSSERRVELVVEQVAWELRKIRDAGGKVVVTAGPVVIHTGGGEHLAQLIREGYVQALLGGNAIAVHDIEQNMMGTSLGVDMKRGVAVRGGHRHHLKAINIIRRYGSIAKAVEAGVIKNGVMYECVSNNVPFSLAGSIRDDGPLPDTQTDLIKAQEEYAKLIEGAEMILMLSSMLHSIGVGNMTPAGVKMVCVDINPAVVTKLSDRGSVESVGVVTDVGLFLSLLIQQLEKLTSPYIASVG
- a CDS encoding energy transducer TonB; this translates as MSFSGITVKHRSQEVEALKTFLMYSLISSLTLHIALLASGIGSLLVRVPKEQYEPIELVILDPVDPPEEKPEKPPEIIPEKIKIPEPTKIVTSRVTPITPVKIEPTFSQPAVAPQQQQPTVTPPAPKVESVKAPPVPQPTQPTVSQPPPPTTPPRQESVAKLESLLTSTTRSSESPIAVPQTNQASERLRGTLSGLRDSRVTQSSNTVASGTGTNNNISNNISNNTRVQRSPVAVAPTAPSTPQIKTQPQNNSGGNSRGSGDGRAACTQCSASYPEFAKRRGIEGRVEVAVDTDAKGNVTNVRIVNSSGNSRLDKETLRQARNWKLKPSENGRQGVSISTNFALEGSRRHRQLQERKKKEQEQARQRSRERAASSSTPTPSPNTPATNTTSKPTVRARREITPTAPAAPITRPAAATPVRQPRQQNTATGSSSGTRTTPTPSQSKVRNSLRNVQRQRTSTNSAPAPKPAPVAQPSTNRRPRPTASTPAPAPAPAAPANTSSSSQNQLRNSLRRSREAAPSEPASEE